The Sesamum indicum cultivar Zhongzhi No. 13 linkage group LG2, S_indicum_v1.0, whole genome shotgun sequence genome contains a region encoding:
- the LOC105155782 gene encoding cytochrome c oxidase subunit 5C-2, with protein MAGRIPHPTLKGPNVVKEIIIGITLGIAAGSVWKMHHWNEQRKVRAFYDLLDKGEITVVAAEE; from the coding sequence ATGGCTGGTAGGATTCCTCATCCCACTTTGAAAGGACCCAACGTAGTGAAGGAGATCATAATTGGAATTACACTTGGCATTGCTGCGGGAAGCGTATGGAAGATGCATCATTGGAATGAGCAGCGAAAAGTCCGGGCATTCTATGATTTGTTGGACAAAGGTGAAATCACCGTGGTAGCTGctgaagaataa
- the LOC105155783 gene encoding magnesium-protoporphyrin IX monomethyl ester [oxidative] cyclase, chloroplastic produces MAAEMALVKPITKFSSSTPRIGTSRVPSTRFFTIKMSSSTVAKKKSQKQEIKETLLTPRFYTTDFDEMEQLFNTQINKNLNMDEFEALLQEFKTDFNQTHFVRNKEFKEAADKIEGPLRQIFVEFLERSCTAEFSGFLLYKELGRRLKKTNPVVAEIFSLMSRDEARHAGFLNKGLSDFNLALDLGFLTKARKYTFFKPKFIFYATYLSEKIGYWRYITIYRHLKENPEYQCYPIFKYFENWCQDENRHGDFFSALMKAQPQFLNDWKAKLWARFFCLSVYVTMYLNDCQRTAFYEGIGLDTKEFDMHVIIETNRTTARIFPAVLDVENPEFKRKLDRMVEINEQLLAVGESDDIPLVKNLKRIPLIASLASELLAAYLMKPIESGSMDFAEFEPQVVY; encoded by the exons ATGGCAGCAGAAATGGCTCTTGTAAAACCCATTACAAAGTTCAGCAGCTCCACCCCAAGAATAGGAACCTCAAGAGTCCCATCAACAAGATTCTTCACCATCAAAATGTCATCATCTACTGTGGCCAAGAAGAAGAGTCAGAAGCAAGAAATAAAGGAGACACTTTTGACCCCAAGATTCTACACCACAGACTTTGATGAAATGGAGCAGCTTTTCAACACTCAGATCAACAAGAATCTGAACATGGATGAGTTTGAGGCCCTGCTGCAGGAGTTCAAGACTGATTTCAACCAGACCCACTTTGTGAGGAACAAGGAGTTCAAGGAAGCTGCTGACAAGATTGAAGGGCCCTTGAGGCAAATCTTTGTGGAGTTCTTGGAGAGGTCTTGCACTGCTGAATTCTCTGGTTTCCTTCTCTACAAGGAGCTGGGAAGGAGGCTGAAG AAAACAAACCCTGTGGTAGCTGAGATTTTCTCCCTCATGTCTAGGGACGAAGCTCGCCACGCTGG GTTCTTGAACAAAGGCTTATCTGACTTCAACTTGGCTCTggacttgggatttctaacaAAGGCGAGAAAATACACTTTCTTCAAGCCTAAGTTCATTTTCTATGCAACTTATTTGTCCGAGAAGATTGGGTACTGGAGATACATCACGATATACAGGCATCTCAAGGAAAACCCTGAGTACCAATGCTATCCGATTTTCAAGTACTTTGAGAACTGGTGCCAGGATGAGAACAGACACGGTGATTTCTTCTCTGCGTTGATGAAGGCACAGCCGCAGTTCCTCAATGACTGGAAGGCGAAGTTGTGGGCACGTTTCTTCTGTCTCTCG GTTTATGTGACGATGTACCTTAATGACTGTCAAAGAACTGCTTTCTATGAGGGCATTGGACTTGACACAAAGGAATTCGACATGCATGTCATCATTGAG ACAAACCGCACGACTGCAAGAATTTTCCCAGCCGTACTGGATGTTGAGAACCCAGAATTCAAGAGGAAGTTGGACAGGATGGTGGAGATCAATGAGCAGCTGCTTGCAGTCGGAGAGTCGGACGACATTCCCTTGGTGAAGAACTTGAAGAGGATTCCCCTTATCGCCAGCCTGGCTTCTGAGCTACTGGCTGCATACCTCATGAAACCCATTGAATCTGGTTCAATGGACTTCGCTGAGTTTGAACCTCAAGTAGTTTACTAG